A portion of the Agrobacterium tumefaciens genome contains these proteins:
- a CDS encoding amidohydrolase/deacetylase family metallohydrolase has product MTSGEQAKTPFQTPILLSNVKPVGFEKGAPQAQTDILIGGDGKVVAVGPALQAPTDAQRIDAKGAFVSPGWVDLHVHIWHGGTDISIRPSECGAERGVTTLVDAGSAGEANFHGFREYIIEPSKERIKAFLNLGSIGLVACNRVPELRDIKDIDLDRILECYAENSEHIVGLKVRASHVITGSWGVTPVKLGKKIAKILKVPMMVHVGEPPALYDEVLEILGPGDVVTHCFNGKSGSSIMEDEDLFNLAERCAGEGIRLDIGHGGASFSFKVAEAAIARGLLPFSISTDLHGHSMNFPVWDLATTMSKLLSVDMPFENVVEAVTRNPASIIRLDMENRLDVGQRADFTVFDLVDSDLEATDSNGDVSRLKRLFEPRYAVIGAEAIAASRYVPRARKLVRHSHGYSWR; this is encoded by the coding sequence ATGACGTCCGGTGAACAGGCAAAAACGCCTTTTCAAACTCCCATTCTTCTCTCCAATGTGAAACCCGTCGGCTTCGAAAAGGGAGCGCCACAGGCCCAGACCGATATCCTGATCGGCGGCGATGGCAAGGTCGTGGCGGTTGGGCCTGCCCTTCAGGCGCCGACTGATGCGCAGCGCATCGACGCAAAGGGCGCATTCGTCTCGCCCGGCTGGGTGGATCTGCACGTGCATATCTGGCATGGCGGCACCGATATCTCCATCCGCCCGTCAGAATGCGGGGCCGAGCGCGGCGTGACGACGCTGGTGGATGCCGGTTCGGCGGGGGAAGCAAATTTCCACGGTTTTCGCGAATATATCATCGAACCATCGAAGGAACGCATCAAGGCCTTCCTCAATCTCGGCTCCATCGGGCTTGTCGCCTGCAACCGGGTCCCGGAGCTGCGCGATATCAAGGATATCGACCTCGACCGCATCCTTGAATGTTATGCCGAGAACAGCGAGCATATCGTTGGCCTCAAGGTGCGGGCGAGCCATGTCATTACGGGTTCCTGGGGTGTTACGCCGGTCAAACTCGGCAAGAAGATCGCCAAGATCCTGAAAGTGCCGATGATGGTGCATGTGGGTGAACCGCCTGCGCTCTACGATGAGGTGCTTGAAATTCTCGGTCCCGGCGATGTCGTGACCCATTGCTTCAACGGCAAGTCCGGCTCCAGCATCATGGAAGACGAGGACCTGTTCAACCTTGCGGAGCGCTGCGCCGGGGAAGGCATCCGGCTGGATATTGGCCACGGCGGTGCATCCTTCTCCTTCAAGGTGGCGGAAGCGGCAATCGCGCGCGGCCTTTTGCCTTTCTCGATCTCCACGGATTTGCATGGCCATTCGATGAATTTCCCCGTCTGGGATCTGGCGACGACCATGTCGAAGCTGCTTTCGGTCGATATGCCCTTCGAAAATGTCGTCGAGGCCGTCACCCGCAATCCGGCCTCCATCATCCGCCTCGACATGGAAAACCGCCTCGACGTTGGCCAGCGCGCGGATTTCACGGTTTTCGATCTTGTCGATTCCGATCTGGAGGCGACCGATTCCAATGGCGATGTTTCGCGTCTCAAGCGACTGTTCGAGCCGCGCTATGCGGTGATCGGTGCGGAGGCCATTGCCGCCAGCCGTTATGTCCCAAGAGCGCGCAAGCTCGTGCGCCACAGCCATGGCTATTCCTGGCGCTGA
- a CDS encoding ABC transporter permease → MADITSTAQPARNPTILFIRRLLKRKTVAAGLIVLLVFVLLAVFAPMIAPYSPSKLSIVNRLKPPSELYWFGTDEFGRDVFSRTIFAGRLSLLVGAAVVALSALIGITLGLLAGFFQKLDTPIARLIDAMMAFPDILLAIALVAALGPSLTTVIIALAVVYSPRLARIVRASTLVIRELPYVEAAKALGISTFHIMTRHVLRNLISPILVQCTFLFASAMLAEAGLSFLGLGVSPEIPTWGTMISAGRQYIGQADWMTYFPGFAIILSVLSLQMVGDGLRDMLDPRLRRDL, encoded by the coding sequence ATGGCCGATATCACCTCCACCGCCCAGCCGGCGCGCAACCCGACCATCCTGTTCATTCGGCGTCTGTTGAAGCGCAAGACGGTCGCAGCCGGTCTGATCGTGCTGCTCGTCTTCGTGCTGCTCGCCGTTTTCGCGCCGATGATCGCGCCTTATTCGCCGTCGAAACTGTCGATCGTCAACCGTCTGAAACCGCCGAGCGAACTCTACTGGTTCGGCACCGACGAGTTCGGCCGTGACGTTTTTTCCCGTACCATCTTTGCGGGAAGGCTGTCGCTTCTGGTCGGGGCCGCCGTGGTGGCGCTGTCGGCGTTGATCGGCATCACGCTCGGCCTGCTTGCCGGTTTCTTCCAGAAACTGGATACGCCGATCGCGCGACTGATCGATGCCATGATGGCGTTTCCGGATATTCTGCTGGCCATCGCGCTAGTGGCCGCACTCGGGCCGTCGCTGACGACGGTAATCATTGCGCTTGCCGTCGTTTATTCGCCGCGTCTTGCCCGCATCGTGCGCGCCTCGACGCTGGTTATCCGGGAATTGCCCTATGTGGAGGCGGCCAAGGCGCTCGGCATCTCCACCTTCCACATCATGACGCGGCATGTGCTGCGCAATCTGATCTCGCCGATCCTCGTGCAGTGCACCTTCCTTTTCGCCAGCGCCATGTTGGCCGAGGCCGGCCTTTCATTTCTGGGGCTGGGTGTCAGCCCCGAAATTCCGACCTGGGGAACCATGATCTCTGCCGGCCGCCAATATATCGGCCAGGCGGACTGGATGACCTATTTCCCCGGCTTTGCCATCATTCTTTCCGTGCTCTCGCTGCAAATGGTCGGCGACGGACTGCGGGACATGCTCGACCCAAGATTGCGAAGGGATTTGTAA
- a CDS encoding ABC transporter permease, which translates to MIRYIFQRLAGMIVVMFLVVTIVFIILRVTPGDPAAVMLGPDASAQDIAELRTRLGLDQSLGVQYVYYIGQLLRGDLGQSIFLNMPVGSALLDRAEPTFFLTIFSLLIASAIALPIGIYAAYRRGSFVDQAATTIAMLAASIPSFWLGLILMQFFAVRLDMFPVSGYGGPGASFLERMYHLTVPAIALGLVSSALILRFTRASMLDVLGDDYVRTARAKGVKERRVVMKHALKNALIPILTVLGLTAAVLISGAVVTETVFGLPGVGNLVVSAVLRRDYPVIQGALLVIAGLYVLINFAIDMLYLLVDPRVRY; encoded by the coding sequence GTGATACGGTATATTTTCCAGAGACTTGCCGGAATGATCGTGGTGATGTTTCTCGTCGTCACCATCGTTTTCATCATCCTGCGCGTCACGCCCGGGGATCCGGCGGCGGTGATGCTCGGGCCGGACGCCTCGGCACAGGACATCGCGGAGTTGCGCACCAGACTTGGCCTAGATCAGTCGCTTGGCGTGCAATATGTCTACTATATCGGGCAATTGCTGCGAGGTGATCTCGGTCAGTCGATCTTCCTCAACATGCCGGTTGGATCGGCGCTTCTGGATCGGGCGGAACCGACCTTCTTCCTGACGATCTTTTCGCTGTTGATCGCCAGTGCCATCGCGCTTCCCATCGGCATCTATGCCGCTTACCGGCGCGGTTCCTTCGTGGATCAGGCAGCGACAACCATTGCTATGCTGGCGGCGAGCATTCCGAGCTTCTGGCTTGGCCTGATCCTCATGCAGTTCTTCGCCGTCCGGCTCGATATGTTCCCGGTGTCGGGATATGGCGGTCCGGGCGCAAGCTTCCTCGAGCGCATGTATCACCTGACCGTGCCGGCCATCGCACTCGGCCTCGTTTCTTCTGCCCTCATTCTGCGCTTTACCCGCGCCTCGATGCTGGATGTTCTCGGCGACGACTATGTCCGTACCGCCAGAGCCAAGGGCGTAAAGGAACGCCGGGTGGTGATGAAACACGCGCTGAAGAACGCACTCATCCCCATCCTCACCGTGCTTGGTCTCACCGCCGCCGTGCTGATTTCCGGCGCGGTCGTTACGGAAACCGTGTTTGGCCTGCCGGGCGTAGGCAATCTCGTCGTGTCAGCCGTCTTGAGGCGCGATTATCCGGTCATTCAGGGCGCGCTTCTCGTCATCGCCGGGCTTTACGTGCTCATCAATTTTGCCATCGACATGCTCTATCTGCTGGTCGATCCGAGGGTTCGTTACTGA
- a CDS encoding ABC transporter substrate-binding protein yields the protein MRRKLAFLATAALMLAPGVMMAAEKGGVINVATIGEPPTLDPMASTADLVGIVTQHIFETLYTFDKGWKVTPLLAESLPDISADGKTYKIKLRKGIKFHDGSDMTSEDVVASLGRWMKIASRGKQVAGFIDNISAPDAETVTITLKQPYAPLTSLLAFNNSAAIILPAEKQAEPMTEFVGTGPYMLKERKADQYIQLVRFDGYKSRDGESDGYGGARHQYLDEIRFVPVPDPNTRVEAAVSGQYDYVDSIPVESFAKVKSSSASQPLMLKPFGYPVFVFNTKEGLSSKLEVRKAVTEALNMEDMLAAAFGSTDFYALDGAYYPSNFSWHSEEGVEGNYNVGNPEAAAEKLKAAGYNGEPLRILTSRQYEFHYKMAQVAAEYLKLAGFKVDMQVVDWATLTQRRADPKLWDIYISHSPFLPEPALIGALSTGSPGWWDTPTRKAAVDAFTSEADPEKRIALWAKVQKTIYDELPLIKIGDFNAVAAKSNKLDGVDPAPWPYFWNASVTK from the coding sequence ATGAGACGTAAACTTGCATTTCTCGCCACTGCTGCATTGATGCTAGCGCCGGGCGTGATGATGGCTGCGGAAAAGGGCGGTGTCATCAATGTCGCCACGATCGGCGAGCCGCCGACACTCGATCCCATGGCCTCGACGGCCGATCTCGTCGGCATTGTCACGCAACATATTTTCGAAACGCTCTACACCTTCGACAAGGGGTGGAAGGTGACGCCGCTTCTGGCGGAAAGCCTGCCTGACATCAGTGCGGACGGCAAAACCTATAAGATCAAGCTGCGGAAGGGCATCAAGTTCCATGACGGCAGCGATATGACCTCGGAAGATGTCGTCGCCTCGCTTGGCCGCTGGATGAAGATCGCATCACGCGGAAAACAGGTCGCCGGTTTCATCGACAATATCTCCGCGCCTGATGCCGAGACGGTGACAATAACCCTCAAGCAGCCCTATGCGCCGCTAACCTCGCTGCTTGCTTTCAACAACTCCGCAGCCATCATTCTGCCCGCTGAAAAGCAGGCTGAGCCGATGACAGAATTTGTCGGCACCGGCCCTTATATGCTGAAGGAACGCAAGGCGGACCAATATATCCAGCTCGTCCGTTTCGACGGCTACAAGTCTCGTGACGGTGAAAGTGACGGATATGGCGGTGCGCGCCATCAGTATCTCGATGAAATCCGTTTCGTTCCGGTTCCCGATCCGAATACCCGTGTCGAGGCCGCTGTTTCCGGCCAGTATGACTACGTCGATTCCATTCCGGTGGAATCCTTCGCCAAGGTGAAGTCCTCCTCGGCCTCGCAGCCGTTGATGCTGAAGCCCTTCGGTTATCCGGTCTTTGTATTCAATACCAAGGAAGGTTTGTCTTCCAAGCTTGAGGTCCGCAAGGCGGTGACCGAAGCGTTGAACATGGAGGACATGCTGGCGGCGGCGTTCGGCAGCACGGATTTCTATGCGCTTGATGGCGCCTACTATCCGTCCAATTTCTCCTGGCATTCGGAAGAGGGCGTCGAAGGCAATTATAATGTCGGCAACCCGGAGGCCGCAGCCGAAAAGCTGAAGGCCGCCGGATATAATGGCGAGCCGTTGCGCATCCTCACCAGCCGTCAGTATGAGTTCCACTACAAAATGGCGCAGGTGGCAGCGGAGTATCTGAAGCTTGCCGGTTTCAAGGTGGATATGCAGGTGGTGGACTGGGCGACGCTGACGCAGCGCCGTGCCGACCCGAAGCTCTGGGATATCTACATCAGCCACAGCCCCTTCCTGCCGGAGCCGGCGCTGATTGGCGCGCTTTCCACAGGTTCGCCGGGCTGGTGGGACACGCCGACGCGCAAGGCGGCGGTGGACGCTTTCACCTCGGAGGCTGATCCGGAGAAGCGCATTGCTCTCTGGGCCAAGGTGCAGAAGACGATCTATGACGAGCTGCCGCTCATCAAGATCGGCGACTTCAACGCCGTGGCGGCGAAGTCCAACAAGCTTGATGGCGTCGATCCGGCTCCCTGGCCCTATTTCTGGAATGCTTCGGTTACGAAGTAA
- a CDS encoding glycosyltransferase family 4 protein has product MKTAIVHDWLTDRGGAEKVLHNLLEIYPDADLYCLVDFMSDRDRGFLGGRPVNTSFIQKLPFARKKYRSYLPLMPLAVEQFDLSGYDLVISSSYAVAKGVITGPGQFHVSYIHSPIRYAWDLQHQYLKESKLSRGFASWIARAVLHYIRIWDIRTANGVDLMTVNSKFIRSRVRKCYGRDSTVIYPPVDTSHLSPSDLKGDYFVTASRLVPYKKVHLIVEAFAKMPDRRLVVIGDGPDMKRIKEIATPNVEILGFVGNDELHKYMAEAKAFVFAAEDDFGIVPVESQALGTPVIAYGKGGVLETVVPLGASNQPTGLYFREQTPEAICAAVQEFVDNSDSFDKNACVDNAARFSSERFLREFADTVNFALAERA; this is encoded by the coding sequence ATGAAGACGGCAATCGTGCATGACTGGCTCACCGACAGAGGTGGGGCCGAAAAAGTGCTTCACAACCTTCTTGAGATCTATCCTGACGCGGATCTCTATTGCCTTGTCGATTTCATGAGCGATCGAGACCGGGGCTTTCTCGGTGGCAGGCCGGTCAACACCTCCTTCATCCAGAAACTGCCTTTCGCTCGTAAAAAATATCGCTCCTATCTGCCGCTGATGCCGCTGGCCGTCGAACAATTTGATCTCAGCGGCTACGATCTGGTGATTTCCTCAAGCTACGCCGTCGCCAAGGGCGTCATCACCGGACCCGGCCAGTTTCACGTCTCCTATATTCACAGCCCCATCCGTTACGCGTGGGATCTCCAGCACCAATACCTGAAAGAATCGAAGCTTAGTCGCGGTTTCGCCTCGTGGATCGCCCGTGCCGTTCTTCACTATATTCGCATTTGGGACATCCGCACCGCCAATGGCGTCGATCTCATGACGGTCAATTCCAAATTCATTCGCAGCCGGGTTCGCAAATGCTACGGACGCGACTCCACGGTTATTTATCCGCCCGTGGATACTTCCCATCTCTCCCCTTCCGACCTGAAAGGCGATTATTTCGTCACTGCTTCGCGGCTGGTGCCTTACAAGAAGGTCCACCTCATCGTAGAAGCCTTTGCAAAAATGCCCGATAGACGACTGGTCGTCATCGGCGACGGCCCGGACATGAAACGCATCAAGGAAATCGCCACTCCCAATGTCGAGATCCTAGGTTTCGTCGGCAATGACGAGCTTCACAAATACATGGCGGAAGCCAAGGCATTCGTATTTGCCGCCGAAGACGATTTCGGCATCGTCCCGGTTGAATCGCAAGCGCTGGGAACACCCGTCATCGCCTATGGAAAAGGCGGTGTACTAGAGACCGTTGTTCCTCTCGGCGCTTCCAATCAGCCAACCGGGCTTTATTTCCGCGAGCAAACGCCTGAAGCCATCTGCGCTGCGGTGCAGGAGTTTGTCGATAACTCCGACAGTTTCGACAAGAACGCCTGTGTCGACAATGCCGCCCGCTTTTCAAGTGAACGCTTCCTGCGAGAATTTGCCGATACCGTGAATTTCGCGCTGGCTGAACGGGCCTGA
- a CDS encoding helix-turn-helix domain-containing protein, which translates to MSRKRVEPKTPLGKRLTEVREALKFDEREPFAEALGLTVAMLGYYERGDRIPDAGVLALYRERFGINISWLVAGMGDMFDTAPAAPTLAYDVALLQKISDRVEKIFAECRQKSPTRSTITEAALIYNELAKTISDIRDVQMVEAILSVLLLRFRERITTPGSGLGKYESSGF; encoded by the coding sequence ATGAGCAGGAAACGCGTCGAGCCAAAGACGCCGTTGGGAAAACGGCTGACCGAGGTCCGCGAAGCACTGAAATTTGACGAGCGTGAGCCATTTGCCGAGGCACTAGGCCTGACAGTCGCAATGCTTGGTTACTATGAACGGGGCGACCGTATTCCCGACGCTGGCGTTTTGGCTCTCTATCGTGAGCGGTTCGGCATCAATATAAGTTGGCTCGTGGCCGGTATGGGCGACATGTTTGACACGGCGCCAGCGGCACCTACGCTTGCCTACGACGTTGCCCTGCTGCAAAAAATCAGCGACCGGGTCGAGAAGATCTTCGCGGAGTGTCGCCAAAAGTCGCCTACACGGTCTACAATAACGGAGGCCGCGCTTATTTATAACGAGCTGGCCAAAACCATATCGGACATTCGCGACGTCCAGATGGTAGAGGCAATTTTATCCGTACTTCTGCTACGCTTCAGGGAGCGTATAACAACACCAGGATCGGGCCTCGGCAAATACGAATCTTCAGGGTTTTAA
- a CDS encoding acyltransferase family protein: MEDKALRDHSYDIAKGLGIIMVVFGHAERGLSISGMPTHFSLMGFIDYTIYTFHMPFFFFVSGLFFSEKNVGPTDFLTKLGKNIAYPYLFWSILHGSLMVAMGRFGLTNTTIDFTRVLEILWNPISPFWFLYALFFCQLASYIFVQVPPIVRTAFALALFTLFYLHSQSVPLDIAYGLVYFTLGTVAKQYGFRQRRYTVHSFLALLVAFAISTYLSWQTEIPERLPFPSAILGIFLIIAISQALVIRESAISSMLKTLGQLSVGVYVMHIIAIGFGRAVAVKLFHVTDMASLLAITTVIGVAIPAIVQMAAIRLGIQEWLALPASAHRKRETSAAGQPGRLRIGR; encoded by the coding sequence ATGGAAGATAAGGCGTTGCGTGATCACAGCTATGATATAGCCAAGGGTCTCGGCATAATTATGGTTGTCTTTGGTCACGCGGAAAGAGGTTTGAGTATTTCCGGTATGCCGACGCACTTCAGCCTTATGGGCTTTATTGACTATACGATTTACACCTTCCATATGCCGTTTTTTTTCTTCGTGTCTGGACTTTTTTTCTCCGAAAAAAATGTCGGCCCGACGGATTTTCTTACCAAACTCGGAAAGAATATCGCTTACCCTTATCTGTTCTGGTCAATTCTGCATGGCAGTCTGATGGTGGCTATGGGTCGTTTTGGTCTCACTAACACGACCATAGATTTCACCCGTGTCCTCGAAATCCTGTGGAACCCGATCAGCCCCTTCTGGTTTCTCTACGCATTGTTTTTCTGCCAACTTGCATCATATATTTTCGTTCAGGTGCCTCCGATTGTCCGCACGGCATTTGCGCTTGCCCTCTTCACACTTTTTTATCTGCACAGCCAGTCTGTTCCCTTGGATATCGCATATGGGCTCGTCTATTTCACACTTGGCACTGTTGCCAAGCAATATGGTTTTCGGCAGAGGCGATACACGGTACACTCATTTCTCGCGCTTCTCGTCGCCTTTGCGATTTCCACCTATTTATCGTGGCAAACCGAAATTCCCGAACGGCTTCCTTTCCCATCCGCAATTCTCGGCATATTCCTGATTATCGCAATTTCGCAGGCGCTTGTTATTCGCGAAAGCGCGATTTCGTCGATGCTCAAGACACTCGGCCAGTTATCTGTCGGCGTGTATGTCATGCACATCATCGCTATAGGCTTTGGCCGAGCTGTCGCGGTGAAGCTTTTCCACGTCACGGATATGGCGAGCTTGCTAGCGATCACGACCGTTATCGGCGTTGCCATACCGGCCATCGTACAGATGGCCGCTATCCGCTTAGGGATCCAAGAGTGGCTGGCGCTGCCGGCCTCCGCCCACCGCAAGCGTGAAACCAGCGCCGCAGGCCAGCCGGGGAGACTGAGGATCGGCCGCTGA
- a CDS encoding polysaccharide biosynthesis/export family protein, translated as MRLLNVSILLASAALAGCTVTAASGPDAATIESNASVKFSSKDKKKTAGVDYALIDINSSVLNYVGDTTTATLLGSFGGGKGGVPALPMGVGDVVQVAIFESQAGGLFIPNDAGSRPGNFISLPNQTVDREGNISVPYAGKIRATGRNVEDVQSEIEERLANRAIEPQVLITKISSRSAQASVLGDVKEPTKVQLSEAGDRVLDVISYAKGLSAPNIESYVTLIRRGKTARVNYNHLVSTPSENIYVVPGDTVMVERERRTYLAFGASGLNGRFEFEDAALKLSDALGKAGGLLDSRADPAQVYVYRTVKRNLLVKLGIDMSKFPGQEVPVIFRANLRDPSTFFATTKFPMQDRDIIYVTNSQATELYKFLDLVGSVPATAGNVSEDVLATRNAIRAF; from the coding sequence ATGCGTTTATTGAATGTTTCGATTCTGCTTGCCTCCGCAGCACTTGCGGGGTGCACCGTCACCGCGGCATCAGGCCCCGATGCGGCAACAATCGAATCCAACGCTTCAGTGAAATTCAGTTCCAAGGACAAAAAGAAAACTGCGGGCGTTGACTACGCTCTCATCGATATCAACAGTTCCGTCCTGAACTATGTCGGCGACACCACCACCGCTACCCTGCTCGGCAGTTTCGGCGGCGGCAAGGGTGGTGTTCCGGCATTGCCGATGGGCGTTGGTGACGTGGTGCAGGTCGCAATCTTCGAAAGCCAGGCGGGCGGACTTTTCATTCCAAACGATGCGGGCAGCCGTCCCGGCAACTTCATCAGCCTGCCGAACCAGACGGTAGACCGGGAAGGCAATATCAGCGTTCCCTATGCCGGCAAGATCCGCGCAACAGGCCGCAATGTCGAGGATGTGCAGAGCGAGATCGAGGAGCGTCTGGCCAACCGGGCCATCGAACCGCAGGTCCTCATCACCAAGATTTCCAGCCGCTCCGCACAGGCATCCGTGCTTGGCGACGTCAAGGAACCGACGAAGGTCCAGCTTTCAGAAGCGGGTGACCGCGTTCTCGACGTCATCTCCTATGCAAAAGGCCTCAGCGCCCCGAATATCGAATCCTATGTCACGCTGATCCGTCGCGGCAAGACCGCGCGCGTCAATTACAATCACCTTGTCAGCACGCCATCCGAGAACATCTATGTGGTTCCGGGCGACACGGTCATGGTGGAGCGTGAACGCCGCACCTATCTCGCTTTCGGCGCCTCCGGCCTCAATGGTCGTTTCGAATTTGAGGACGCCGCGCTGAAGCTCTCGGATGCGCTGGGCAAGGCGGGCGGATTGCTCGATTCCCGTGCCGACCCTGCGCAGGTCTATGTCTATCGTACCGTCAAACGCAATCTTCTCGTGAAGCTTGGCATCGACATGTCCAAGTTCCCGGGACAGGAAGTTCCGGTCATCTTCCGCGCCAACCTGCGCGATCCTTCAACCTTCTTTGCCACCACGAAATTCCCGATGCAGGATCGCGATATCATCTACGTCACCAACTCGCAGGCAACCGAACTTTACAAGTTCCTGGACCTCGTCGGCTCCGTTCCCGCAACGGCCGGCAACGTCTCCGAGGATGTGCTTGCGACGCGCAACGCCATCCGGGCGTTCTGA
- a CDS encoding efflux RND transporter periplasmic adaptor subunit, giving the protein MKRFWTALSVLAIAAAGAWYFKDRLPLDQIPYLKQFASVSPHAETATADGSAGKKGQTSQNGQAGQQTGQRQGGGRRNGGPPTVSTIAVNKATLPMDATATGWAVAADITNIAPLQAGLVTEISAKDGQHIKAGDLILKMDDRIARAAVDKDKANIAADQATLEQTEAAFQRAANLVKQSAESQQVLDQARAARDSAAAKIDADKATLASDQVTLEHMEIRAPFDGRLGDVTVSPGAYLSAGINIVTITKYDPISVSFRLSQRYLPQLREGVQKDTAVDVDPAATGGEPMSGMLRFYDNVVDQTSGTVLAKAEFKNDRGLLWPGQSVNVTAHFVSDAEMIVVPTVAVRPGPKGNFVYTVDDNHRVHMTTVEVARSNGDMTAIASGLTGGEHVIIEGQSGLADGQQVVEQFSDKGGAAANLAANIPQQEQVGNP; this is encoded by the coding sequence ATGAAACGTTTCTGGACCGCCCTCAGCGTTCTCGCCATCGCAGCCGCCGGCGCGTGGTATTTTAAAGATCGCCTGCCCCTTGATCAAATTCCCTATCTCAAACAATTCGCCAGCGTTTCGCCACATGCAGAAACGGCAACGGCCGATGGATCTGCCGGCAAGAAGGGCCAGACGTCGCAGAACGGTCAAGCCGGCCAGCAGACAGGCCAGAGGCAAGGTGGCGGGCGGCGCAATGGCGGGCCGCCTACCGTCAGCACCATCGCCGTCAACAAGGCGACGTTGCCAATGGATGCTACGGCGACGGGATGGGCGGTTGCCGCCGACATCACCAATATAGCGCCGCTTCAGGCCGGTCTCGTCACGGAAATCTCCGCGAAGGACGGCCAGCATATCAAGGCGGGCGATCTGATCCTCAAGATGGACGACCGTATCGCCCGCGCAGCCGTCGACAAGGACAAGGCCAATATCGCTGCCGATCAGGCAACGCTGGAACAGACGGAAGCCGCCTTCCAGCGCGCCGCCAATCTGGTCAAGCAGAGCGCAGAGTCCCAGCAGGTGCTGGATCAGGCAAGGGCAGCCAGGGACAGCGCCGCCGCAAAGATCGATGCCGACAAGGCGACGCTTGCTTCCGACCAGGTAACGCTCGAACATATGGAGATCCGTGCGCCCTTCGATGGGCGACTGGGCGATGTTACCGTCAGCCCCGGTGCCTATCTCAGCGCTGGCATCAATATTGTGACGATCACGAAATACGATCCCATCTCTGTCAGTTTTCGCCTGTCGCAGCGCTACCTGCCGCAATTGCGCGAAGGCGTTCAGAAGGACACGGCGGTCGATGTAGACCCGGCGGCAACCGGCGGCGAGCCCATGAGCGGCATGCTGCGTTTTTACGACAACGTCGTAGACCAAACGTCCGGTACCGTACTTGCCAAAGCGGAATTCAAGAACGATCGCGGGCTGTTGTGGCCCGGCCAGTCCGTCAACGTCACGGCTCATTTCGTCTCCGACGCGGAGATGATCGTCGTGCCGACGGTTGCCGTGCGGCCGGGGCCGAAGGGCAATTTCGTCTACACCGTCGATGACAACCACCGTGTTCATATGACGACCGTGGAAGTTGCCCGCTCCAACGGCGATATGACAGCCATTGCCAGCGGCCTCACCGGCGGCGAGCATGTGATCATTGAAGGCCAGTCGGGACTTGCCGACGGTCAACAGGTGGTCGAGCAATTCTCGGACAAGGGCGGCGCGGCCGCCAATCTGGCCGCCAATATTCCCCAGCAGGAACAGGTGGGTAACCCATGA